A single Uloborus diversus isolate 005 chromosome 7, Udiv.v.3.1, whole genome shotgun sequence DNA region contains:
- the LOC129226655 gene encoding uncharacterized protein K02A2.6-like codes for MKHNSAQNVTTIFKSIFSRHGIPEELVSDGGPPFDLECVKSFCMEWNINHQITSPYFPRANGQVERAIQTIKKSLIKAAQDVKDLYPVLLDCRTQPSSDLPSPAELLMGRRLRSLLPSHPEKMRPNFPLKKAQESLKKRQKAQNKYANIHGKELPILHNQAKVWFRKMPNEPWKQGTVIQSNHNSRSYVIKGKDGGVYRRNRFYIRPDRSEHYSSSQTRSVEDFYPSTLAKGSNREINKEHSSMPEKIVHKTNVQQASAENPVRRSSRAIVKPQRYGYT; via the coding sequence ATGAAGCATAACAGTGCACAAAACGTAACTACTAtctttaaatctattttctcCAGACATGGCATTCCGGAGGAGCTCGTGAGTGATGGGGGACCGCCATTTGACTTAGAGTGTGTAAAAAGTTTTTGCATGGAATGGAACATAAATCATCAGATCACGTCACCGTACTTTCCTAGGGCCAATGGACAGGTTGAAAGAGCAATTCAGACAATAAAAAAATCACTGATAAAAGCAGCACAAGATGTAAAAGACTTATATCCGGTCTTGTTAGACTGCAGAACCCAACCATCTTCTGATCTTCCTTCTCCCGCTGAGTTGTTGATGGGTAGACGACTTAGATCCCTTTTGCCATCGCATCCAGAGAAAATGCGACCAAACTTCCCATTAAAGAAAGCACAAGAATCTTTAAAGAAGCGACAGAAAGcacaaaataaatatgcaaacaTACATGGAAAAGAGTTGCCAATTCTTCATAATCAGGCAAAGGTATGGTTTCGTAAAATGCCGAATGAGCCGTGGAAGCAAGGAACTGTCATTCAATCCAATCATAATTCTCGGTCTTACGTTATTAAAGGGAAGGATGGTGGAGTTTATCGCAGAAATAGATTTTACATTCGTCCAGACAGATCAGAACACTATAGTTCTTCACAAACAAGatcagtggaagatttttatccttCGACTTTGGCTAAGGGATCAAATcgagaaataaataaagaacattcaAGCATGCCAGAAAAAATAGTTCACAAAACAAATGTCCAGCAAGCATCCGCGGAAAACCCGGTAAGAAGATCGTCAAGAGCTATTGTCAAGCCTCAGCGATATGGATACACTTGA